A window of the Planococcus citri chromosome 4, ihPlaCitr1.1, whole genome shotgun sequence genome harbors these coding sequences:
- the LOC135845661 gene encoding uncharacterized protein LOC135845661, translated as MIAKIFLICSILPFIKAFSFNENDLAKLGQDRFCFFAYSTRTKVSTIQQIYPNAERVGVARLPYHRLDFNYYLEEVKGSIPTIVPDCGYEVWGAIYTIPINDLELVLSKGTMAGNQRVFGFVQKIIETYSNGNLIYLKCNAFQQIDLPEKFIYGLPFPKERRPSRGTLDRMIDAYTDAGLPKKYIQEISMIPTTDNNLGSLPHTPIVVAPDSLVVAPGSTVVAQNKDASKNDDDD; from the exons ATGATTGCCAAAATTTTCCTAATTTGCAGTATATTGCCTTTTATTAAGGCTTTCAGtttcaatgaaaatgatttAGCTAAATTAGGACAAGACAGATTCTGTTTTTTCGCATACAGCACACGTACCAAAGTTTCCACCATTCAACAAATTTATCCGAACGCAGAAAGAGTTGGTGTTGCTCGATTACCA TACCACAGACTTGATTTTAACTACTACCTCGAAGAAGTCAAAGGAAGTATCCCAACGATAGTTCCTGATTGCGGATACGAAGTATGGGGAGCAATTTACACGATACCGATTAACGATTTAGAATTAGTATTAtc GAAGGGCACCATGGCTGGAAACCAGAGAGTATTCGGTTTTGTACAAAAGATCATCGAAACCTACAGCAACGGAAATcttatttatttgaaatgtAACGCGTTCCAACAAATCGATTTACCTGAGAAATTCATTTACGGTCTTCCTTTCCCGAAAGAACGAAGGCCTTCGCGAGGTACACTTGATAGGATGATTGACGCGTATACGGATGCTGGTTTACCGAAAAAATACATCCAGGAAATTTCCATGATTCCTACAACAGACAATAATTTGGGTTCTTTGCCACATACTCCGATTGTTGTGGCGCCAGATTCATTGGTGGTAGCTCCAGGATCTACTGTTGTTGCACAAAATAAGGATGCGTCGAAAAATGACGATGATGATTGA
- the LOC135845662 gene encoding BLOC-1-related complex subunit 8 homolog — protein MSKGGKGNKGLDTIIIDPVLEEKVRKAKERISENMHILANEPSLAYYRLQENIRKSLPHMVDKRIEAEKLQKDLQGNIYDLEYAINELTAMGKTQETFKNILELSKTALFMKQQVKYLKTKRNKKDPSSVYKRFSAHITLDLPDLPDALKETANKVESMMGNSRHSTMY, from the exons ATGTCTAAAGGTGGTAAAGGTAATAAAGGACTCGATACAATCATCATTGATCCGGTGCTCGAAGAAAAAGTTCGTAAAG CTAAAGAACGAATATCAGAAAATATGCATATCCTCGCCAATGAGCCATCGCTAGCTTACTACAGATTGCAAGAAAACATTAGGAAATCATTACCACACATGGTTGATAAACGAATAGAAGCTGAGAAATTACAAAAAGACCTACAAGGCAACATATACGACTTGGAATACGCTATCAA CGAGCTGACAGCTATGGGAAAAACGCAAGAaacctttaaaaatattttggagctTTCGAAAACTGCATTATTCATGAAACAGCAAGTAAAATATCTGAAAACAAAAAG GAATAAGAAAGATCCTTCGTCCGTCTATAAAAGGTTTTCAGCTCATATCACCCTTGATCTACCAGACCTGCCGGATGCTTTGAAAGAAACAGCGAATAAAGTTGAGTCGATGATGGGCAATTCGAGGCATTCGACGATGTACTGA
- the LOC135845663 gene encoding uncharacterized protein LOC135845663 isoform X1: MMVRYNRVRLNFNTKESVFKQTNHPSRRCDKCSNSRTPVGRSFKYHRGIDINLFDPTFQDLNVKLLLKELIVEPFIFKNNDFVPEYLCAEGGAGSLRTAKQHHLYLEFYCLSLHYLPSQVIPSIVIENE; encoded by the exons ATGATGGTTCGTTATAATCGTGTTCGATTGAATTTCAATACGAAAGAATCCGTATTCAAGCAGACTAACCATCctagtag ACGCTGTGATAAGTGTTCAAACTCGCGAACGCCAGTCGGTAGATCATTCAAATACCATCGTGGAATAGACATTAATTTATTCGATCCAACGTTTCAAGATCTTAATGTTAAGCTTCTCCTGAAAGAATTAATCGTCGAACCTTTCATCTTTAAGAACAACGATTTCGTACCAG AATACCTCTGTGCTGAAGGAGGAGCTGGTTCATTACGCACAGCGAAACAGCACCATTTGTATTTGGAATTTTACTGCCTGTCTCTGCATTATTTGCCGTCGCAGGTTATTCCATCTAtcgttattgaaaatgaataa